Below is a genomic region from Vitis riparia cultivar Riparia Gloire de Montpellier isolate 1030 chromosome 5, EGFV_Vit.rip_1.0, whole genome shotgun sequence.
GTTAGATTTAAGTTTGGAAAGAAAAGAATCCAACAAAATTTGTTTCAACTCGAATGAACATGTCTAACCTCTTTTACCACTTCAAAACATTTTACTTGTTGGACATGATCAACACCCAAGAACTCCttacaatttcaattttttggtcAAATTCGCCCTTCATTCTTGCATCCAAGATGTCCCATGAGGATTTCAAGATCCTTTTATTCAAGAAATATAGCTACTAAcataaaaaactcaaaaaaagcTAAAGAAAAGTGGGCATACACAAGATGACATACAATTGCCTTGTTAAAGAAAGTTTTTAATGATATACTCAAGCATTGGTATCTATTTTGACAGCCTATTTAGATAGCAGGTTTCGTCTTACCATTATTGCTTCCTTTTACTCCTCTCATTATGTGTAGCTCTTATCAccactttccattttttttttatcactcttttttttcaactttgttAAAATTCACATATCATTTAACCTCCACCAACttttcaaaaatgcattttcttctaattcttttaaaaacttttgaatttcCTTTGTTGTTGCTTTAAAACACTCAAATGTACACAGTAACTCCAAAAGAGCACTTAAAATGTATTTAGTTgagaaaacatgtttaatattaatactcaaaagaattttttaaaaaataatttttgctgCAGAAAAGATGTATTTTTGAGTGTTAATCAGTTAGGTTGGTAGGAACTCATTTCATTAAGTAGTCCCACTTTTACCTATTTGATCATAAAAGTATGTATTTTAGGCCATCGGTGtcatattatccttttataaaaataaagttttaattgatAATTGAGGTTCTacgttaaaaaaataaagttatgataattaagatttgattttttaaactaaagtcTGAGTCGATAATTGagattttaacttaaattaatgaTATGGTTCCtatagataataaaattttcattttaaatataaatttggtaaaatggttaaatttaattttaattacgtTAGAATAGTGGATCGACCTTGTTTACTTTTTGATTCTTTTATGAGATGTCGAGACGTGAGGTACTGGAATCAGGAATGTTGACTACAAAGTGGGTGGCCCCAAATGCAACGTCGGATGGACTGGGGGAAATATAAAGCACGGCATATGGACGAACTCGCTCTCTTTCTGGGCGCTTACGTGACAAGGATTGAATCGGAGGGgagtgatttcaattttcaacaaaCACTCGGCGGCCTTCCTTCGTGGTATTAACCTCTTGTCCTGTTCTTACACCTTAATTTCATTTCCTTCCCGggaattttcatttcctttcctCTTTGGTTTCTGACAACAGGGAAAGAAATTTTGCTTTTACCCCAACTGAAAGCTTGTAAGTGGGGGTGGAGCTGTGGAGCTGTGGAGCTGTGGAGCCAGGAGGTTTGGTTGATTCGGACTGGCCATTTGTTTTATTTCACTGCAGTTTGTTCGTGACCCAAGGGAGGGTTGGAAATAAGATTTGGGGCAGGGGATGGCTTGCCAGGAGATTCATTCGTGGACCTTTGGTGGATTGGTGGGCGCCTATCTTGATCTCGCTATAGCCTATCTTCTACTGTGTGGATCAACTCTTGCCTTTTTCGCCTCTAAGTTTCTGAGCTTTTTTGGCTTGTGTTTGCCATGCCCTTGCAACGGCTTCTTTGGCAACCCAAATGGAGACAATTGCTTGCAAAAGTTTCTTGTTGATTACCCAACTGAGAGGATCTCTTCCGTTCAATTGTGCGTGAAGAGCAAATTCCCCTTTGATTCGGTGCGGGCAAATGAAGGGAGTCCCCATCCCAATTGGAAGTTGCTGAAAGGGAGAAACAGTGATGATGGGGATGTTGGATTGGAAGGTGAAGCCTCGTGTAGCTCGTTTTGGGATGTGATGAGATCCCCTGATATAGCTGGGAAAGACTCAATTTCAAGAAATGGATCCTGTGGAGTGATGAACACGCCGGCTTTGAAAGAAGGAAAGTCCGATACGAAGGGGAAAAGGGTTAGCAATCAGAGGCCCAAAACAGGTGTTCGGCGCCGTCGGAGAAGTGCAGTTGATCATGGGAAGTTTTCTTCAGTTTCATCATTTGATCCTCCACGCTTGGATGCACCAAGTGGTCTTCGGGCTCCTTCTAGTGTCAGTGAAACAGGTGAGGCATTTGTTGGAAAAACCTTGGTCCCTGATGCTTCCGGTGGGGAGGATGGTTTTCAGGGCAAGTATACCTTTCGCTCTCTAGATTTTTAGCCAATTAGTCTAATTTTTAACCAGATGCAACTGGTCAGATTTAAGACTCTGTGTGTGTGCTTACTTAgaaataaaacagaaataaaatacaaatgacTATAATTGCTTAGAAGCAATGACCAAGTTTTTACTACAGAGGGTTTAAgaaccttatatatatatatatatataaccgaGGAACCTTCTATCACCAAGCCCTTAGAACactccatggggacccaaaccttggGGTGCTAACCACCCCACAACAACCAATACCAGGTAAATGCAGGGTATCATTAGTGGCAGGATTCAAAATCAGGATCATGTGTGACTTACTAGGACCACACTTCCAATTGTTCGTCATGACCAATGAGGCTACCTTAGAGGGTGAGGGTTTAAGAACTTGTATGGTTAATATTATGGAATTTGAGAGTAAAAATGGTTGGGAAATATACTTAGTAAGGATATCAATGAGAGAGGTGGTATATGATCACTATTCCCTTGCACATTCTTGGCTAatgcatttgaaaatttgaatgcTACCTGATGGTTCCCTGTTCAATATCCACAAGAAATAGGCATGGGTAGCCTCCATGGGTACTCTAGAACTCTTGGAAAATGAATCACAGATTTGGTGAATGGACGATGGATTTTGCCTCAAGAATAGGTCTGGAGGAGGTAGGTTAAAGTGACTCTCACTTTCACTTCAAAGTTATGTTGACCTTAGCTTGAGCCTTGAATCATTTTCCATGAGGCCTTTTTCAAGAAGTGACCCTTAGATACTTGAAAACTTGATGGTAGCAGATTAGTGCATTATGTGCTGCTGACGTCAAGATAGACAGTTTGAGCCTTAGTCATTTTCTTTGTGGCCTCAAGAAGTGAGCCTTAGATGCTTTTCACAACAATGTTGAGCAAcgattatctttaattttggctctctctctctctctctctctctcttgagCCTTGtatcattttcttcttaatcATATTCTTTGAGTATCaacccaaaatttaaaatattcatagTCAAAACATTGTTTTGACAAGCACCTCAGGCTTACTTCTTGAGGCCTATCTTCGTTAAGGTATTAAGAAGTAATCCTTAGAtgctttttaaaacaatattttgaacaagaattatttttaattgtggGTTGATATGTCGTACCTTTCAtggatctctctctctccctccctccctccctctcttgCCTTGAATCATTTCTTTGAGCTCTCATGAAGTAAGCCTTGGATGCTTTTCAAAACAATgttttaaactaaaattattttgacttttGGGTTGATATTTTACACCTTACATGGAGGCTTCCAATGTATGATCTCTGTTTGAaccttgaattattttttatgaggtCTCAAGAAGTAAACCTTGGACGCTTTTcaaaaacaatgttttaaatgacaatggtttttaattttgtgtTGATATGCTATACCTTATGTGGAGGCTTCTAATGTATAAGTGCATGctttctctatctctctctctcttatttcTGATGATGTATTCTAATGCTGCTGTTAATGGTATGTGCTTTTAGATGAGTTGGTTCCCATTCTTATTGATTTGGGAGAAAGAGCCCTACATGGCATTAAGTTGAATGAACACATTGATGAAGATAGGCCCTCAGAGAAGGATGCATCATCTGCTGAAGAGGTGAACTGCAATGCACGAGGAAAGCTATCATTTAATAGTAACACAGAAAATACAGTTAAAGTCTTGGAACAAGCCCTTGAAGAAGAGCATGCTGCTCGTGCTGCTCTGTACCATGAGCTCGAGAAAGAGAGAAGCGCTGCTGCAACTGCTGCAGATGAGGCTATGGCTATGATATTGCGTATCCAAGAGGAAAAGGCATCAATAGAAATGGAAGCTCGGCAATTTCAGAGAATTATAGAAGAAAAATCTGCTTATGATGCTGAAGAAATGAACCTTCTGAAAGAAATTCTTCTAAGGAGAGAAAGGGAGAAACATTTCTTGGAGAAGGAAGTTGAAGCCTATAGGCAAATGATGTTCTCTGAAAATGATCTAGTAGAAGGTAATACGCATGATATAGTTGATACACCAGAACAGAGGCCcatttcttctctttatttAAGTGAGGACCCAGTATTGATGCTGCGGCGGATTAGTGAATCTATTGATAAAGAGGAAAAGGTAAAAGATGCAGATAGATGTTCTGTTTATGAATCAACATCTATAGAGATGAAATATCCTACCCTTGCTTTTAGTAAAGAATTACCTATTCCTGATTGGGAAGAAGATGCAGACTTGTCAAAAGGAGGGGAGATTCATGTGAAGCCAAACGTTGGCAAACACCATTCACATAAATCAGGACTTAATGGTAAGTGCAATGAAGAGTTTCAAGAGAAGGGAATGTTACCAGTGGATGAGAATCAATGTGCTCAGAAAAGAGGGGTGCAGAAACTAGGGGCATGTTCACAGTTATATAGGTCAAGCAGTTCTCAAGAAAATTCTTCTCTTGAGAAAGCTAGTGCCCCAATAGGTGAAGACCAAAAACAAAGTgatgaaatcaaattatttcAAGGAATTATATCAAAGACAACCAAAACTCATGCTGAAGCTGAGATGCATGTTCCACATGATGGTGAAGATCTGGACAAGCTCGGAAAGACTGCAGATCACGAAAGCAAAGATCACTGTTGCTCAGCATTTGATATTGAGCCTCGTGTTCATGATGTTCATGTCATTGATCATGAATCTAATCTGTGTAATGAGgcaaatgaaagcaaaattgaACAGACTCCAGATATTCCTGCAAAACTTGACCCCCCTGTTGAAGCTTCTCTGATTCAAAGGATTGGTATTGTTTGTGATTTTCCGATGATGAGCACATTGGAAAGTGAAACAAATAATGACCAAAGCTTTTCAGACATAACTAATGGGTTGCCACCACTGGGTGGTTCACGAGGAAAAGCTTTGCTTTCTGATATGCGGAGACATTCTATCTCTTCAGTTGATAATGAAAGGTTGAAGATTGAAACTGAAGTTGAGAGGCTCCGAGAAAGGTTGAGGATTGTGCAAGAAGGAAGAGAGAAGCTCAACTTCTCTGTGGAGCATAAGGAGAGGGAAAATATTCAATTGCAACTTTTGGAGGATATAGCAAGCCAGCTTAGAGAGATTCGGCAGCTAACTGAACCTGGGAAGGCTGTACGCCAGGCTTCTTTGCCTCCTCCATCTTCTAAGGTGCGGTGTTAAGAGTTTTTATTAATCACTTTATGCATGTATATCAAATGTATAAAGTAGCATATATGCCTATATCTAATTCTTGTTTCTCGATTTGAAATTTATCTTCAGATGATTTTGATAGGGCCAAATTTCCATGAGATCATTCTTGAACTGCATTTTAGTGCATTTAGTCATTTTAGTGCATATTAAACTCAGCAGTGAGCTAGATCTTGTAGCCAAATATATTCTTTCTGCCCTCTTATGCAGGAGATGACAGGTTGATGTTTCAATGTCGATGTTACATGGATGCTTCAAACCATATGAAGTTTGTGTGTCAGACATGATATGACATGGGTCATGACAAGGTTTCTGGATATGGATATGTGTCCAGCAGGTgtgttaaaaatagaaaaagaaagattccTAGTTCATTCTATGTAACCTTGAACTCATACTGGACATCCTACCATGGTTTTTTGCTTCAATTTGACCTAAGActtagaataagaaaaaattggaaattgagtTATTTAATTGTGTCCACGCGCCATAAGATCTTGGGAATGAACAAATCTGAAGCCTTGACATGTAAACATACCAACACTGCACGCTTGTACTCTAGTCTAGGTAACACAGCTCAGTGGAGGCTTTTTCACTCAGTAGAGTGCCCCAGTGGGCTTTAGCCTAATTGATAAAATCTGGATGAAATTTCTGCAAATTTTTCATTTCAGCATATGGAAATGTTTGCTATACATTCTCCATTTGATGTTATAGAAGGGATACTTGTGGGGGCTAGATTGATTTAAACAATTATAGAGTTGTTTGGACATTTCTTTATAATGGTTATATGTCCTGAAGCATTTCATCCTTTTATTCTTCACAacttctcatttttcctttaatagACAAGAAATGATGTTGGTTAAATCTTCTGCCTAACTTTGAATAACTGCCTCATTTTCTTCACTTGAAATTTATGCTCAATTGTCGTTGACCTTATTGTTCACAATTAACAACCTTTATTTGCATTCATgcatgtaaaattaaaatgattgtAGTCACAGCTGTTTCTCCAAGCCCTACTGTTTGTAATGCAACTGTATGAAtcagaaatataagaaaaacttgatATTTGGGAAAATGAGTGCATTACCCTAAACCACTTtgaccaatatatatatatatatatatatatatatatatatatatatatatatatatatatatatatttccccTCTTTTCATGGAATTCAAAATGTTGGTATCAAATCCAATGTCTTCTTAGGTTTCTTGGATGCAATACCAGCACCTTTACCCTCATTAAGCACCTCTGATACATTTCTTTGCTGTAACTAAACCACCCTTACCAATACAT
It encodes:
- the LOC117914581 gene encoding myosin-binding protein 3 isoform X3; translated protein: MACQEIHSWTFGGLVGAYLDLAIAYLLLCGSTLAFFASKFLSFFGLCLPCPCNGFFGNPNGDNCLQKFLVDYPTERISSVQLCVKSKFPFDSVRANEGSPHPNWKLLKGRNSDDGDVGLEGEASCSSFWDVMRSPDIAGKDSISRNGSCGVMNTPALKEGKSDTKGKRVSNQRPKTGVRRRRRSAVDHGKFSSVSSFDPPRLDAPSGLRAPSSVSETDELVPILIDLGERALHGIKLNEHIDEDRPSEKDASSAEEVNCNARGKLSFNSNTENTVKVLEQALEEEHAARAALYHELEKERSAAATAADEAMAMILRIQEEKASIEMEARQFQRIIEEKSAYDAEEMNLLKEILLRREREKHFLEKEVEAYRQMMFSENDLVEGNTHDIVDTPEQRPISSLYLSEDPVLMLRRISESIDKEEKVKDADRCSVYESTSIEMKYPTLAFSKELPIPDWEEDADLSKGGEIHVKPNVGKHHSHKSGLNGKCNEEFQEKGMLPVDENQCAQKRGVQKLGACSQLYRSSSSQENSSLEKASAPIGEDQKQSDEIKLFQGIISKTTKTHAEAEMHVPHDGEDLDKLGKTADHESKDHCCSAFDIEPRVHDVHVIDHESNLCNEANESKIEQTPDIPAKLDPPVEASLIQRIGIVCDFPMMSTLESETNNDQSFSDITNGLPPLGGSRGKALLSDMRRHSISSVDNERLKIETEVERLRERLRIVQEGREKLNFSVEHKERENIQLQLLEDIASQLREIRQLTEPGKAVRQASLPPPSSKVMSKKRRWRSTSLGVHQST
- the LOC117914581 gene encoding myosin-binding protein 3 isoform X2, whose product is MACQEIHSWTFGGLVGAYLDLAIAYLLLCGSTLAFFASKFLSFFGLCLPCPCNGFFGNPNGDNCLQKFLVDYPTERISSVQLCVKSKFPFDSVRANEGSPHPNWKLLKGRNSDDGDVGLEGEASCSSFWDVMRSPDIAGKDSISRNGSCGVMNTPALKEGKSDTKGKRVSNQRPKTGVRRRRRSAVDHGKFSSVSSFDPPRLDAPSGLRAPSSVSETGEAFVGKTLVPDASGGEDGFQDELVPILIDLGERALHGIKLNEHIDEDRPSEKDASSAEEVNCNARGKLSFNSNTENTVKVLEQALEEEHAARAALYHELEKERSAAATAADEAMAMILRIQEEKASIEMEARQFQRIIEEKSAYDAEEMNLLKEILLRREREKHFLEKEVEAYRQMMFSENDLVEGNTHDIVDTPEQRPISSLYLSEDPVLMLRRISESIDKEEKVKDADRCSVYESTSIEMKYPTLAFSKELPIPDWEEDADLSKGGEIHVKPNVGKHHSHKSGLNGKCNEEFQEKGMLPVDENQCAQKRGVQKLGACSQLYRSSSSQENSSLEKASAPIGEDQKQSDEIKLFQGIISKTTKTHAEAEMHVPHDGEDLDKLGKTADHESKDHCCSAFDIEPRVHDVHVIDHESNLCNEANESKIEQTPDIPAKLDPPVEASLIQRIGIVCDFPMMSTLESETNNDQSFSDITNGLPPLGGSRGKALLSDMRRHSISSVDNERLKIETEVERLRERLRIVQEGREKLNFSVEHKERENIQLQLLEDIASQLREIRQLTEPGKAVRQASLPPPSSKEMTG
- the LOC117914581 gene encoding myosin-binding protein 3 isoform X1 codes for the protein MACQEIHSWTFGGLVGAYLDLAIAYLLLCGSTLAFFASKFLSFFGLCLPCPCNGFFGNPNGDNCLQKFLVDYPTERISSVQLCVKSKFPFDSVRANEGSPHPNWKLLKGRNSDDGDVGLEGEASCSSFWDVMRSPDIAGKDSISRNGSCGVMNTPALKEGKSDTKGKRVSNQRPKTGVRRRRRSAVDHGKFSSVSSFDPPRLDAPSGLRAPSSVSETGEAFVGKTLVPDASGGEDGFQDELVPILIDLGERALHGIKLNEHIDEDRPSEKDASSAEEVNCNARGKLSFNSNTENTVKVLEQALEEEHAARAALYHELEKERSAAATAADEAMAMILRIQEEKASIEMEARQFQRIIEEKSAYDAEEMNLLKEILLRREREKHFLEKEVEAYRQMMFSENDLVEGNTHDIVDTPEQRPISSLYLSEDPVLMLRRISESIDKEEKVKDADRCSVYESTSIEMKYPTLAFSKELPIPDWEEDADLSKGGEIHVKPNVGKHHSHKSGLNGKCNEEFQEKGMLPVDENQCAQKRGVQKLGACSQLYRSSSSQENSSLEKASAPIGEDQKQSDEIKLFQGIISKTTKTHAEAEMHVPHDGEDLDKLGKTADHESKDHCCSAFDIEPRVHDVHVIDHESNLCNEANESKIEQTPDIPAKLDPPVEASLIQRIGIVCDFPMMSTLESETNNDQSFSDITNGLPPLGGSRGKALLSDMRRHSISSVDNERLKIETEVERLRERLRIVQEGREKLNFSVEHKERENIQLQLLEDIASQLREIRQLTEPGKAVRQASLPPPSSKVMSKKRRWRSTSLGVHQST